In Acidimicrobiia bacterium, one DNA window encodes the following:
- a CDS encoding chorismate-binding protein — protein sequence IDFSGNVDTAICLRTVVVADGKAWVQAGAGLVADSDPATEYEETMNKAAAALAAVEAAQRG from the coding sequence ATCGACTTCTCCGGTAACGTCGACACGGCGATTTGCCTTCGCACGGTCGTGGTGGCCGACGGCAAGGCGTGGGTTCAGGCCGGGGCGGGTCTGGTGGCCGACTCGGATCCCGCCACGGAATACGAAGAAACCATGAATAAGGCCGCGGCGGCCCTGGCCGCAGTAGAGGCAGCCCAGCGTGGCTGA
- a CDS encoding folate-binding protein YgfZ: MADRGAPTGDVAAEYRQIRTDVGSIFGLHRLITVRGPDAVSFLQGLVSQDLFSMSAGQVERSFFLQPSGKLAALLWVGVGTEEVVLFCDADVAADTAGALARYRIRVKAEIDLDERAVIELWGRSALEAAATEAGHWHRNERAVALAAAMPGMPRAFLVGIDVDALPVGTRAITAIRVEAGEPVMGVDVDHSTIPQECGFIPESVSFTKGCYLGQELVARIDTRGHVNRRLMGVMIQENTVPPAGAELLVETKLVGTFTSPAESGALRAPIGLSLVRRELGDGDPVIVQWRFEGELKTVRATVHDLPLDDFTNP; encoded by the coding sequence GTGGCTGATCGAGGCGCCCCGACTGGAGACGTAGCGGCTGAGTACCGTCAGATCCGAACCGATGTCGGATCCATCTTCGGGCTTCATCGGCTCATCACCGTGCGTGGACCTGACGCCGTCTCCTTTCTCCAGGGGTTGGTCAGCCAGGACCTGTTCTCGATGAGTGCGGGGCAGGTCGAGCGGTCGTTCTTCCTTCAACCGTCTGGCAAATTGGCTGCGTTGCTCTGGGTTGGGGTAGGCACCGAAGAAGTGGTTCTCTTTTGTGATGCAGACGTTGCGGCTGATACGGCGGGCGCATTGGCCCGATATCGCATCCGTGTCAAAGCGGAGATCGATCTTGACGAACGGGCGGTCATTGAGTTGTGGGGGCGGTCGGCCCTTGAGGCGGCGGCAACTGAGGCAGGGCATTGGCATCGTAACGAGCGGGCGGTGGCACTTGCCGCCGCCATGCCGGGAATGCCAAGAGCCTTCCTGGTTGGCATCGACGTTGATGCACTGCCCGTCGGTACCAGGGCCATTACGGCGATCCGGGTCGAAGCCGGAGAACCGGTGATGGGAGTGGATGTTGACCACTCGACAATCCCCCAAGAGTGCGGATTCATTCCCGAGTCCGTATCCTTTACCAAGGGCTGTTATCTCGGGCAGGAACTAGTTGCCAGGATCGATACCAGAGGACACGTCAACCGGAGGCTCATGGGCGTCATGATCCAGGAAAACACCGTTCCTCCGGCGGGCGCAGAGCTACTCGTCGAAACCAAGCTGGTGGGAACGTTTACCTCGCCAGCCGAGTCCGGCGCTTTGCGGGCACCCATCGGCTTGAGTCTCGTCCGGCGCGAGCTCGGTGATGGAGATCCGGTTATCGTGCAATGGCGGTTCGAAGGCGAATTGAAAACGGTCCGAGCGACGGTCCACGATTTGCCGTTGGATGACTTTACAAACCCCTAA
- a CDS encoding response regulator transcription factor has product MQDTVLLVEDDEAIAEMLEQVFEKSGYRFRHCRSGEEAVIRVKTRPPSVVLLDIGLPGIDGLETCRQIRQISQLPIIMLTARDTEVDKVVGLEIGADDYVTKPFSPRELVARVKAVLRRSNDVVDAPLIVEVGGWVIDSGRHHVRNGDGEPITPTAKEFELLRYLAENAGLVLSRSQLLEAVWGYDYFGETRTVDVHIRQLRKKLDGIPIETVWGVGYRMGDT; this is encoded by the coding sequence ATGCAAGACACTGTGCTACTCGTTGAAGATGACGAAGCGATAGCCGAAATGCTCGAGCAAGTATTCGAGAAGTCTGGCTACAGATTCCGCCACTGTCGCTCGGGCGAAGAGGCAGTCATCCGCGTCAAGACCCGCCCCCCTTCGGTTGTTTTGCTGGACATCGGGTTGCCTGGCATCGATGGATTGGAAACCTGTCGACAAATCCGGCAGATCTCTCAATTGCCGATCATCATGTTGACGGCGCGCGACACCGAGGTCGACAAAGTGGTCGGTCTCGAGATTGGCGCCGACGACTATGTGACGAAACCATTCTCTCCGAGAGAATTGGTGGCACGCGTCAAAGCCGTACTCCGCAGATCCAACGACGTGGTGGATGCTCCTTTGATCGTCGAGGTTGGGGGATGGGTAATCGACTCGGGTCGACATCATGTCCGGAATGGTGACGGTGAGCCCATTACTCCGACGGCCAAAGAGTTTGAACTGTTGCGCTATCTGGCAGAGAACGCGGGATTGGTGCTATCCCGGTCCCAGCTCCTCGAGGCCGTCTGGGGCTACGACTACTTCGGGGAAACCCGCACGGTCGATGTCCACATCCGACAGTTGCGCAAGAAGCTCGACGGGATTCCGATCGAGACGGTCTGGGGGGTCGGGTATCGGATGGGTGACACTTGA
- a CDS encoding HAMP domain-containing histidine kinase, with product MRQRIFWAILGVVAVVLFLAGVTTAVVGRSASRERIFNQLETTTQVAASGVGDRPLARAALRADDQEAARIILDRADRSQQLDDGTSVVFGLLTTEFFAVADVASDLEIDVDALRGDQVLHLDQRIGVDQVIAVVRPVAVDDSGDRVLVIALRPLDRIRLRSILRDLTLPLLVAAVIAAIGARIVSGSIVKRLDGLRDATRRLGSGDWSARADVEGSDEVAEVAATFNNLAAFLEDTSERERSFLMSVSHDLRTPLTTVSGYAELLASHEDPETSRIGRVLDRETRRLKRLVEDVMLLAQLEARQFSVRVEPVDMQAHIREVVAGFSGRAQEAHIDLRVRLGETGLLSTDPDRVGQIVTNLLDNAIRHTPERGKVDIGLERQDSGVLITVKDSGPGVDPDEIGQLFERFYVGRRHERPEGSGLGLSIVRQLVAMLGGSVRGSLPAGGGLAVEVRLEDLRLDTLA from the coding sequence TTGAGGCAGCGGATCTTTTGGGCGATTTTGGGGGTTGTTGCCGTGGTGTTGTTTCTGGCCGGGGTGACCACGGCCGTGGTTGGTCGGTCAGCCAGCCGGGAACGGATCTTCAACCAACTGGAAACCACTACGCAAGTTGCGGCGTCAGGGGTTGGCGATCGACCGCTCGCCCGGGCTGCTCTGCGTGCCGACGACCAAGAAGCCGCCAGGATCATCCTCGATCGTGCGGATCGGAGCCAACAGCTAGACGATGGGACTTCCGTGGTGTTCGGGCTACTCACGACTGAGTTTTTCGCCGTGGCCGACGTGGCAAGCGATCTTGAGATCGACGTTGATGCCCTTCGAGGCGATCAGGTCCTCCATCTCGACCAGCGGATCGGCGTTGACCAGGTGATCGCCGTGGTCCGTCCTGTTGCCGTAGACGATTCGGGCGACCGGGTCCTGGTTATTGCGCTCAGACCGCTGGATCGGATTCGCCTTCGGTCGATCCTTCGGGACCTGACGCTACCGCTGCTGGTAGCCGCCGTTATCGCGGCCATCGGGGCCAGGATCGTGTCCGGATCCATCGTCAAGCGTCTCGACGGTCTTCGGGACGCAACTCGTCGGCTCGGCTCCGGAGATTGGTCGGCCAGGGCCGATGTCGAGGGATCGGACGAAGTGGCCGAAGTGGCCGCAACCTTCAACAACCTTGCGGCCTTCCTCGAGGATACTTCCGAGCGGGAACGTTCCTTCCTCATGAGCGTTTCACACGACCTGAGAACTCCACTCACCACGGTGTCCGGCTACGCAGAATTACTGGCCAGCCACGAGGATCCCGAGACGAGCCGGATCGGCAGGGTGCTCGACCGTGAAACGCGGCGGCTGAAACGTCTCGTCGAAGACGTCATGTTGCTCGCCCAACTTGAGGCCAGGCAATTTTCCGTTCGGGTCGAGCCAGTCGATATGCAAGCTCACATTCGCGAGGTGGTCGCCGGGTTTAGCGGGAGGGCGCAGGAAGCTCACATCGACCTGAGGGTTCGACTGGGTGAGACCGGGCTGCTTTCAACCGATCCGGATCGGGTTGGCCAGATTGTCACCAACCTGCTTGACAACGCCATTCGCCATACTCCTGAACGCGGAAAGGTCGACATCGGACTCGAACGCCAAGACTCGGGGGTTCTCATCACCGTCAAGGATTCGGGTCCCGGCGTTGACCCCGACGAGATTGGCCAACTATTCGAACGGTTCTACGTTGGGCGGCGCCATGAAAGGCCGGAAGGTTCCGGACTCGGATTGTCGATCGTACGTCAACTCGTCGCCATGCTGGGCGGGAGCGTGCGGGGCAGTTTGCCGGCAGGTGGGGGCCTCGCGGTGGAGGTTCGGCTGGAAGATCTGCGGCTTGACACGTTGGCGTAG